gattccgagttcgtatgagcgagttatgcccattgaaagttgggcagttggcagggagtccgtccggaaatttaagggcattttggtcttttcacaaatcttttcttttgaggttatattgtggtgttaggctgattgtggatcatttttgttccattttaaaagagtaagagttagggttcttgagcgaagaagagaagaagagagaaagaagagaagaagaagttggagctagggttgaagattttgagttctttcttcttcaattttcgtgggttttcaacttagaggtatggtgacccttgatccttgatcaatctttctttcaaggagtccaatcaaaagagtttcaaaaaaaaacaaaaatctcaaattctaatctaaccatgggttcattggcaaaacgttttctaagccattatattgatgaattaatgtttgattaatgtttttaagatgatttcatatggaattccttgaagaacccatgatttccctaaactcctaaatttgcttatgaagtgggtcttttgcttatgattcaaagttcatgaaattgtgtttggattggattgtattagtgactcttatgattttctacatctatctatgatgaattcatgatgtatggatgaattgaaagttgtggccttatgggcaagttatggataaattctcttgtggtaagtaaaatggttgggacttNNNNNNNNNNNNNNNNNNNNNNNNNNNNNNNNNNNNNNNNNNNNNNNNNNNNNNNNNNNNNNNNNNNNNNNNNNNNNNNNNNNNNNNNNNNNNNNNNNNNNNNNNNNNNNNNNNNNNNNNNNNNNNNNNNNNNNNNNNNNNNNNNNNNNNNNNNNNNNNNNNNNNNNNNNNNNNNNNNNNNNNNNNNNNNNNNNNNNNNNNNNNNNNNNNNNNNNNNNNNNNNNNNNNNNNNNNNNNNNNNNNNNNNNNNNNNNNNNNNNNNNNNNNNNNNNNNNNNNNNNNNNNNNNNNNNNNNNNNNNNNNNNNNNNNNNNNNNNNNNNNNNNNNNNNNNNNNNNNNNNNNNNNNNNNNNNNNNNNNNNNNNNNNNNNNNNNNNNNNNNNNNNNNNNNNNNNNNNNNNNNNNNNNNNNNNNNNNNNNNNNNNNNNNNNNNNNNNNNNNNNNNNNNNNNNNNNNNNNNNNNNNNNNNNNNNNNNNNNNNNNNNNNNNNNNNNNNNNNNNNNNNNNNNNNNNNNNNNNNNNNNNNNNNNNNNNNNNNNNNNNNNNNNNNNNNNNNNNNNNNNNNNNNNNNNNNNNNNNNNNNNNNNNNNNNNNNNNNNNNNNNNNNNNNNNNNNNNNNNNNNNNNNNNNNNNNNNNNNNNNNNNNNNNNNNNNNNNNNNNNNNNNNNNNNNNNNNNNNNNNNNNNNNNNNNNNNNNNNNNNNNNNNNNNNNNNNNNNNNNNNNNNNNNNNNNNNNNNNNNNNNNNNNNNNNNNNNNNNNNNNNNNNNNNNNNNNNNNNNNNNNNNNNNNNNNNNNNNNNNNNNNNNNNNNNNNNNNNNNNNNNNNNNNNNNNNNNNNNNNNNNNNNNNNNNNNNNNNNNNNNNNNNNNNNNNNNNNNNNNNNNNNNNNNNNNNNNNNNNNNNNNNNNNNNNNNNNNNNNNNNNNNNNNNNNNNNNNNNNNNNNNNNNNNNNNNNNNNNNNNNNNNNNNNNNNNNNNNNNNNNNNNNNNNNNNNNNNNNNNNNNNNNNNNNNNNNNNNNNNNNNNNNNNNNNNNNNNNNNNNNNNNNNNNNNNNNNNNNNNNNNNNNNNNNNNNNNNNNNNNNNNNNNNNNNNNNNNNNNNNNNNNNNNNNNNNNNNNNNNNNNNNNNNNNNNNNNNNNNNNNNNNNNNNNNNNNNNNNNNNNNNNNNNNNNNNNNNNNNNNNNNNNNNNNNNNNNNNNNNNNNNNNNNNNNNNNNNNNNNNNNNNNNNNNNNNNNNNNNNNNNNNNNNNNNNNNNNNNNNNNNNNNNNNNNNNNNNNNNNNNNNNNNNNNNNNNNNNNNNNNNNNNNNNNNNNNNNNNNNNNNNNNNNNNNNNNNNNNNNNNNNNNNNNNNNNNNNNNNNNNNNNNNNNNNNNNNNNNNNNNNNNNNNNNNNNNNNNNNNNNNNNNNNNNNNNNNNNNNNNNNNNNNNNNNNNNNNNNNNNNNNNNNNNNNNNNNNNNNNNNNNNNNNNNNNNNNNNNNNNNNNNNNNNNNNNNNNNNNNNNNNNNNNNNNNNNNNNNNNNNNNNNNNNNNNNNNNNNNNNNNNNNNNNNNNNNNNNNNNNNNNNNNNNNNNNNNNNNNNNNNNNNNNNNNNNNNNNNNNNNNNNNNNNNNNNNNNNNNNNNNNNNNNNNNNNNNNNNNNNNNNNNNNNNNNNNNNNNNNNNNNNNNNNNNNNNNNNNNNNNNNNNNNNNNNNNNNNNNNNNNNNNNNNNNNNNNNNNNNNNNNNNNNNNNNNNNNNNNNNNNNNNNNNNNNNNNNNNNNNNNNNNNNNNNNNNNNNNNNNNNNNNNNNNNNNNNNNNNNNNNNNNNNNNNNNNNNNNNNNNNNNNNNNNNNNNNNNNNNNNNNNNNNNNNNNNNNNNNNNNNNNNNNNNNNNNNNNNNNNNNNNNNNNNNNNNNNNNNNNNNNNNNNNNNNNNNNNNNNNNNNNNNNNNNNNNNNNNNNNNNNNNNNNNNNNNNNNNNNNNNNNNNNNNNNNNNNNNNNNNNNNNNNNNNNNNNNNNNNNNNNNNNNNNNNNNNNNNNNNNNNNNNNNNNNNNNNNNNNNNNNNNNNNNNNNNNNNNNNNNNNNNNNNNNNNNNNNNNNNNNNNNNNNNNNNNNNNNNNNNNNNNNNNNNNNNNNNNNNNNNNNNNNNNNNNNNNNNNNNNNNNNNNNNNNNNNNNNNNNNNNNNNNNNNNNNNNNNNNNNNNNNNNNNNNNNNNNNNNNNNNNNNNNNNNNNNNNNNNNNNNNNNNNNNNNNNNNNNNNNNNNNNNNNNNNNNNNNNNNNNNNNNNNNNNNNNNNNNNNNNNNNNNNNNNNNNNNNNNNNNNNNNNNNNNNNNNNNNNNNNNNNNNNNNNNNNNNNNNNNNNNNNNNNNNNNNNNNNNNNNNNNNNNNNNNNNNNNNNNNNNNNNNNNNNNNNNNNNNNNNNNNNNNNNNNNNNNNNNNNNNNNNNNNNNNNNNNNNNNNNNNNNNNNNNNNNNNNNNNNNNNNNNNNNNNNNNNNNNNNNNNNNNNNNNNNNNNNNNNNNNNNNNNNNNNNNNNNNNNNNNNNNNNNNNNNNNNNNNNNNNNNNNNNNNNNNNNNNNNNNNNNNNNNNNNNNNNNNNNNNNNNNNNNNNNNNNNNNNNNNNNNNNNNNNNNNNNNNNNNNNNNNNNNNNNNNNNNNNNNNNNNNNNNNNNNNNNNNNNNNNNNNNNNNNNNNNNNNNNNNNNNNNNNNNNNNNNNNNNNNNNNNNNNNNNNNNNNNNNNNNNNNNNNNNNNNNNNNNNNNNNNNNNNNNNNNNNNNNNNNNNNNNNNNNNNNNNNNNNNNNNNNNNNNNNNNNNNNNNNNNNNNNNNNNNNNNNNNNNNNNNNNNNNNNNNNNNNNNNNNNNNNNNNNNNNNNNNNNNNNNNNNNNNNNNNNNNNNNNNNNNNNNNNNNNNNNNNNNNNNNNNNNNNNNNNNNNNNNNNNNNNNNNNNNNNNNNNNNNNNNNNNNNNNNNNNNNNNNNNNNNNNNNNNNNNNNNNNNNNNNNNNNNNNNNNNNNNNNNNNNNTTTGAAGAGTTAACAAGGCTTAAGGTGAGGCAGAACCAACAAACAAGATCTGCCAATAGAGTGATCACTTTCAGAGGTGATCATAGTGGAGTGAGTGAGCCTACAGATTTACCTTACTCACCCACTAAAGTCACATGGAAAGGAAAAGAAGTTATGACTAGTAATCAGTTAGAAAGGGCAAGAGAGAAGAAGGTGGGGAAGTTGAAGACCAAGAAAGCAAATGGAAGATCCCAAATTTAGACTCTTGGTAGTTGGAAGTATTAAGTATATGTCAGCTtctgttaaaaaaaattttgagataCCGAAATGTTGGTTTTTGTATGATCTGGCAAGTGCAAACAATGgcattactattttattttgttgttatgttATGGATGTAAACAATACACAACTGCTTatgttttattttgaatcgAAGCTTTGTTTTGAATGAATATTTGTTTGGCCAGTTTTTGTTTCAGGTTCTTGGTCTGTTTTGGGTTAGTTAAGGTGTTAACTGTTATGGTTTGAATTACAGTATTGTTGTTTGgccaatttttgaaatttgacagGTGAATAGCAATTATATTGTTCCTTGCTGCAATTAAGTTGTTGTTATGGTATGAatacctttattttttttgtgtgtgttgcTCTCCTGGAAAATTTTTTCGCCGCCGAAGTCAGTGACTGAAATTGATCTGATCTTATGGACAACGAAAGCATCTGGTAACTTTGTTCCTGTTTGTTTTGCTATGGCGGATGCATATTTGATCGAACAGATTCATGGGTATTCGACAAGGAATGATATTGATCCAGATCACAATTCAGGGGTGGATTAATCAAGGCTTGCGGGTGTTCCGGGTGAAAGCTCATCTTATGTTTCTCACTAATGTGGTTGCTTGGAGTAGTATGAATTTAGCGTTACGCATACGGGACAGGCACTTGTGGTTTTTTGAGCAAATGGAGAAGGCTAATGTCAGGCTTGATAGAATTACTTTTTTTAGGCTTTTGCAAGCTTGTAGTCACGCTGGACTAGTTGATAAAGcacatatatatacttttcTCGTATGAGTGATCATCACTACGCTTGCTTGATAGATGTATTGAGTAGGGTAGGAAGATTGCATCAGGTGTATAACTAGAAAATGCAGTGAAAGTGACTGCAAAAGTCATCATGCTGCAAAGATTCTATAGTTTTCTTGTTATACATATAAATGATTCTGTCTCTTTATTGAAACAGACAGAGACGCCTATCGTGAAGTTCCATGTAATTTAAACTTGATCCACCTCTAATGGAAATATCCTAAATCAAACTATACctttaataaaatttctaatttcGTCACAAAAGGACCTGAGCTCTCTTTCATTCTCTCGTTAATTTAacttctttccttatttgatttcttttataattttccCCTAAAAGTTCTGTCAAGACAATTGAAAATTGAGTTGTCACCTGTATGTATCTCCCCAAAAATCCCTccctttttatttgtaaaatcttgacagccaagaagaaaaaagattcaatttttgcTACACCCTTTAATCGTTAATGCAGTATTATACTTGAGTCTCTTGCAAAGTTTTCAAGATTTGCCTGCTCCAAGAAAGGTTTAACACCTTAGGAGGCGAGTTAACAGTTAGAGTTGTTAGTGATGAAGATATTGTAGCTACTGAACCTTAGAGTTTTTTTGcgctctttgcttttgatgatCTTTTGGCCTTCAATATTCTATTACTCAATTGATGCAGTACTACTCTTTATATTGTTCATCTAATATTGGACTTAGGCGATCTTAAATATAGCAGAATGGACACTACTCCGATAACTTGATACACCACGATTTCAACTAAGAAAGAGCAGGTGTTTTCGACCTACTCTGACAATCAGTCGGGTGTCTTGATTCAAGTTTATGAAAGTGAAATATCTTACCTCTCGTTTCAGTTGATCGATAACGTTAGTCCCAATCAAAGCTAAATTTCGTTGCTTTCTCAAGATCATCGAGATTGATTTCAAAGCTAAAGCAAAATTTCATGGTCGTCTTTATACCTCAAGCTTGGGTTGTAGCTATGAGGTTGAACTGACCGTTCCATCTGCAGTCTACATGTTCTGTTTCAAACCCAATATTATATGTTGCACCAAAATTGACGAGGAGAAGGTACACTAATTTGCTGCTTCTTTAAGGAGTTGTAAACGTCCCAAAGTTTATGAAGGCAAACATATATGTACATTGATGAAGTTATAAAAAAGCAGGGAATAAATCAAAGTAATAACTAATTGATGAAGTTGTAAATAAGCAGGGGAAGCaaaagatttttatatttttgtgggTTGATCCAACAAAAATGGGTTAGGATTGAATTATTAATTGGGTCAAAAAATTTAGTGGGTATCCTAGTTGGCAAGCCTTGGCGGATTTAGTGCCATGTGGCTTGCCAAATCACTTCTGTTAAGTCCTAAGGGTAATTGTGGTCTCTTAGAATAACGgtaggggtatttttgatcatAAAATGTAacggagggtataagtggtctatatCTCATAGTttaggggcaattttgacccttttccgtatattatattaacataattcgtaaccatagttaagtcaaacaattttagaaaactaccctccaaatttggtaagaacacaaatatttattaacatctttttttaaaataataaaaattgaggTAGAGGGAGGAGATTACAATATGAGAAATCAAACTCTCACCATCAAGTGACAAGTAGCAAACCAAGCTACTAAGATTCTCCATATTCattaatatcttttttcttttcttttttaatccaAAAGATTGAGGCTTAAAGCCTCATTTATTTCCATTTTAAAATCTGTACACAATCAGGCCCAAAAATTGGCCCAATGTTggaaaaagaaaagtcaaaatcttAAGAGACAAAACAATATCTTAGATAGCAGCAGACAGCAGTACTTTCCTAAATGAACCATGGAGGAAGATGAAGGGGCGTAGAGGCATCGGCGATGCTGTTGGGTCGGCGTCAGTTAATCGAATTCCTCCAAATATCTCTGCTACTaatttcatctcatatttttttatttgaatattaaaattatagaaCACGAAACgtttatatttaatatgataattaataatctTCAAAAACATTTTGCCTTTAAAATAAtgctttcttttatttaaaaaaaaaaggaagataaaagaatactttttaaaaacatatttcattttttcccCCTTCAAACAGAATAGCCACATTTTCTCCTTGGAATAATTTTGGTATTTCACGTTTAATTCTAATAATCTCTCGTCCTTTTATTTTCCTGCTCTTTTATTTTATGGTTTTTGTTAACATTGATAATTCTTCAtctttgttttttgtttctcaacatataatatttaaagaaCAAAGTTTACtagcacaaaaaaatattttgttgattctcaccttaaatatcatataatttaatatttgaatataaaaaatataagataaaattaataatattaatgaatattaatatTTGTACGTAATATCTTATTCTTACCAAATTTGAAGagttattttctaaaattgattgatttaattataattatgataCTTATTTCTCATCTAGATAAGCACTtgacaaaataaagagaaggaaTAATGGAGAGAAGCCGAATCCCACGTATATTCTGGACGTCCCAAAGTATTACCTCTTCAAAATTTAATGTCCCCTATTATTCATGGAAGGATGTGATACAGTCATTTGTTCATTTTCtgtaaaattaatttaacaaaacacacatttaattaaaaaaaattaaaagtgtgTCCAAGTCAacgaaaatcaaattaatataaaaagcAAAAATACTTGGAATTTTGATTTGTGTAAAAGTCAACAACGATTCAAACCTCATTCTACTACTACGTACAGATGTGTTTAAAAAAACACTTGATCTCATGTCAAAGTAACCCAAAAAAAGGAAgatattatttattcaaataccAATTTGACTAATTTCTAAAACAACGCTTACAAAAATGATATTATATAACAAAACAAACATATTCAATCTCATTATGcagtattaaaaaattacaggataaaaaaaaagtgtgttaTTTGGTCTTAGAGCAGTCAACATGTGGACTAATGTTGAAAGGAACATTGGCCTTACATATTCCAGGGAGTTTAGCAGCACGGCTGACTGGAACTGCGGTAGAGCTAGAAACAACGCTCTTTATGCATTTGCAAGCGCTCTGGCGGTCAGCTATTGTACGTGCACTGTTGAGGAGAGATTTAATTCCACTACAACACTCTGATGGCACACTTAATCCACCACCTAACACGTAACCAAGACATGGTTCAAGGGTTGTATACAATGTGTTGCACGTAAGAGTTGCATCCTGAGAAGTCGTGGCCGTAATTGTAGCCATGACCACCGCGATGCAAATGAGAAGCATAGGAAATCGTTGCTTGTTTAGCATTATTGTGGAAATGGCCATCGATTTGTAATTTCCTTATCAATcaatgtatataatatatatatatatatatcaaacacAAAAGATGTGAAAATTGACAAGTTAAGTTAGGCCATATATATCAAGACACCAAAGGTTTTTGGCCCACATGTGAAGTACGTCAAACATGTGAAGTACGACACTAGTTGATATACTAGTAGGTTTCATATTAGACTGTTCgatttcataattaaatcattctttttaacaataaaatagtaaaagatggtaaatataaaaatctgaaattaatatgtctatatatatattggtttcACATCTGGCGTCCGGACCTACATCGGAGTCCGAGTGAATCTGGATTCACGCTGGAAAGTCTCACATTAAAGGTAAATGCATGTGCTCCCTAACAAAGACGATAATGTATCTAGGGGGACTCAAACAGGTAAACCTTTGATTAAAAGTGAAGGAACATTTATCAATCCACCATAATCCTTATTGGTAAATTGAGCATTTATTTATTATCGACTATGTACTCCTTCAGCCCTATGCATATCCAAAAAATGCTACAAAACAAAGTTCAgtcacttttaaaaattattagtgAGTGATTGTATAATAAATTAACTCATAAAAATGCTCGGCACTTGTGGAAAAAGGAAAATTTGTTCTTCTTTCTTGGAAGAAAGATATGATTTTGCTAGATCACATAGACGTTAAAAGCATAAAGTTTGGTCAATGGGAGTGACATTTATGGCTAGGAACACATGTATTTTTTACGGAATATTTAACGAATTTGATGAAAAACGTTTttgtctaaaattatttttgatggaTAATTATAGATTGAACCTACACAATTTTTACATATAGTATGATGGTTGATCATTCGTGGCTAATTGAagctattgtttttttattttggattaATATCAACAGTATAGTTTATCcaaacaataaattttattccacttaggaaaaaatataagaatatatTGTTTAATAATACCTTAATTTACATaatattattctagtttttttatttatcacatTAGCATTTTAATTACAAGTATgacaa
This genomic stretch from Solanum stenotomum isolate F172 chromosome 10, ASM1918654v1, whole genome shotgun sequence harbors:
- the LOC125842292 gene encoding non-specific lipid-transfer protein 1-like, yielding MAISTIMLNKQRFPMLLICIAVVMATITATTSQDATLTCNTLYTTLEPCLGYVLGGGLSVPSECCSGIKSLLNSARTIADRQSACKCIKSVVSSSTAVPVSRAAKLPGICKANVPFNISPHVDCSKTK